The window TCTGGCGGCGGCCACCCAGCGCACCAGCCGGATCGAGCTCGGAACGGCGGTCATTCCGATCGGCTATGAAAGCCCGTATCGGTTGGCCGAGGACCTTGCCACGGTCGATGTTCTCTCACGCGGACGGCTGAATATTGGCGTCAGCGCCGGCCGGCCGCCGCATGCCGAGCTGATCGGTCCACTCGCCTTCGACGGTGACTCGACGAGCTACGATTTCTCGCATGACCGCGTGCTGCGCTTTGCCGACAATCTGCGCGGCGCCTATCTCGGCGACGACGAGACCTTCATCAAGACGCCCTTCGGCCCACGGCGGCCGCGCCTGCAGCCCTATGCCAACGGGCTGATCGACCGGGTCTGGTATGGCGGCGGGTCGCAGCGCTCGGCCGGCTGGGCCGGCCGCAACGGCTTCAACCTGTTGACGGGCAATGTGATAACCGGGGAGGGGACCGACGATTTCTTCGTCGCCCAATCCAGGCTGATTGAAACCTATCGCGACTCGGGCACGCAGCGCCGCGTCGCGCTCGGCCGCGTCATCGTGCCGTTCGACAGCGCCGATGCGCCAACGCGCCGGCGCTACCGCGATTATGCCGACGGCCGCCATCAGCGGACGCTTTCGCCGCAGGGCGAACGACGTACCTTGTTCGCCCGCGATATCGTCGGCAGATCGGAGGAAATATTGGAGCGGCTTTTCGCCGATCCGATCCTGCCCGAGGTCAGCGAGTTGCGGCTGGAGCTCCCTTACGAGTTCGAGCACGAGGAATATCGCCAAATCCTCCACGACTTCGCCTCCAGAATCGCCCCGGAGCTCGGATGGAAAGCGCAGCCGGGAATTCGGGCCGCTTCCTGATTGGCCGTCGGCAGACGACGGCACGCATTCCCCATCAATCCATCATCTTAGCAGGGAGCATTCGTCAGTGACCAAATCGGTGGAATATTTCTTTTCGATCGGCTCGCCCTGGTCGCACATCGGCTTCGATGCCTTTACCGAACTGGCGGCGAAGAATGACGTCGTCGTCACGCCCTATCTAACGACGGTGGTCGAGGAGAATGGCGGCATCTTCTCGCGCAACCGCCCGGAGATCCGCCGCGCCTACTGGACGCGGGACCTCAAACGCTGGGCGCGCGTGCGTGGCAAGGAATTGCGGCTGGAGCATCGGCCGGAGCTCAGCGATCCGACCCCGGCATCCCTCTTCGTGATCGCTGCCTATCTCGACGGGCAGGATTGGATTGGCGTCGCCCGCGCCTTGCAGCATGCTTTCTGGGGCGAGGCGCGGGATATCGGCAAGGCTGATATACGCGAGGCGATCGTGACAGCAGCAGGTTTCGATGGCGCAGCGCTTCTCCGGCGGCAAGCCGACGATGACGTCCAGAACAAGTGGTCGGCAGACCGCGTGCATGCGCGCGACAGCGGCGTCTTCGGTTTTCCCAGCTATGTCTACGACGGCGAGCTTTATTGGGGCCAGGACAATCTGCCTTTCCTGGAACGTCATCTCCGCGGCGACCGACCGTAAGCTTCAAGACGAATGTTTTTTCAATCGAGCGCCGAAGGAGAGATGCACATTCCTTTAATCCAGTAATTTTATAGACAATATTCGAGGCAACCAGAGAGAGGAAAAACCATGTCAGGTTTCAAACTCGTCGGCATTGCCGGCAGCTTCAACCGCCCATCGAAGACATTGGCGCTCGTCCGGCATGTCGCCGAACGCGCCAGCCTCAGATACGGCTTTTCGAGCAAAACCTATGATCTGCACGATGTCGGTCCGTCGCTGGGCGGCGCGCTGTGGCGCAAGGACCTCGACGAGCAGGCCAAGCGTGTCGTCGACGAGATCGTAAGGGCCGATGTGCTGATTATTGGTTCGCCGACTTACAAGGGATCATACCCCGGCCTTTTCAAGCACCTCATCGATCTGATCGATCCGCAGGAGCTTCGCGCGAAGCCGATCATCATTACAGCGACCGGCGGCGGCGACCGGCATGCCTTGATGGTCGAACATCAGCTTCGGCCGCTGTTCGGTTTCTTCATGGCCCATACGCTGCCGACGGCCGTCTATGCGTCCGACCGTGATTTTGCGGATTACGCGGTTTCATCCGATGCGCTTTCGAACCGCATCGGCGAAGTGGTCGGCGAATTGTCGGCCTTCTTTCCAGAGGCAAGACCGGCAGTAGCGGCGGCCGAATAAGGCGCGTCACGAAATTCGTTCTCAGGAGGCAGCGATGAATGATGCAGGCCCGCAGGGATCAAGCGAACAGATCTGGAGCGTCTTTGAATTTGCTCGTCGATATCGGCTGGCCAAGCGCGAGGAGAACCGCCTGCTTATGCTGTACGGGCCGACTGCATCGCTGCGCGATCTTCTCGCCAATGCGCAACGTCATTCGTTGATTCCCCAACCGACCAGTTCCTGACAGGAGGTTCGCATGAAGCTCGATTTCCGTTTCTGGCTGAAGGTTGCGATCGCCCGCTTCCGGCGCCAGCTGCGAAAGCCTGCAAACGCAGCGGTCACCCGCGACGAGGAGCAGGACCGGTCGGCGCGCGAATACGAACTTCACTATTGGGGCGCGATGCCGGGACTTTGGTATTGAGGAGGGCGGCGGGATGGCGATTGCTGTTGAGACCGGCGACCGTCGGCACGACACCAGAAGAGCAACGGGAAGCCTTATGTCGCAGTTCAGGCATGCGGCCGGGATCTGCACGGTCGCCGGTTCCTTCACCTTCCTCTTCGCCTTGGTGATCGGACTGATCAGATGAGCAAAGTCCTCATTCTCCCCGGATTGTTCGGCTCGGGAGAAGGGCATTGGCAACAGCACTGGCTACAGGATCAGCCGGGTAGCCGTTTTGTCGCTCAGGACGATTGGGATAATCCCAGCCTCGACAGCTGGTTGCCGCGACTGGAAGAAGCGCTTGAAGAGGCTGGCGAAGCCTATCTGGTCGCCCATAGTCTCGGATGCCTGCTCGCCGCTCGGCTGGCCGGGCGAAGCGCTGCCCGGCGCGTGAAGGGAGCATTGCTCGTTGCTCCCTGCGATCTGCCGGCCACGGAAATACTCCATCCCGGGCATATCGCGTTCGGCGGCATGCCGACGGCGCCTCTGCCATTTCCGAGCATCGTCATCGGCAGCATGAACGACGCCTACATGACGGTCGATCGGCTGACCTTGTTTGGCCGACTGTGGAAGGCGGAGACCAGGAATATCGGCCTTGCCGGCCACATCAACATCGCAAGTGGTTTTGGCCGCTGGCGAACCGGCTACCGGCTGCTGGATGCATTGAAGATGCGCACCGGCGATCGAAGGCGCAGCGTTTTCGCACGACCGGCTTTTGCCATGTGAATGGAAGCGGAATGTCCGATATCATCGACGATCTCCTGCGCCTCAGCGAAGATCCGAATGCCGACCCAGGAGCCGGCGCCGGCAAACCATGGAGCGCCTGGTGCAGACGTTGCTTGCCATGGCCGACGCCGAAATCGGGCCTGACGAGGCGCAACATCGCCATTCGATCATGCATTTGACGACGATCATCCGCGACATGACGGGCAGGATCGCCGAGGCCGATGATACGACATTTGCGGCGATCGTCAGGGAGGCCGCGATGCTGATCCGCAGCCTGCAGCGGCGCCAAGCCGATGCGGCCAGATTCACGGTGCATTGAAACGTGACCGATATCGCCGAGCATAGGCAGGTGATAATCCGGCGAAGCGAGGTTCGGATGCTCAGTGCAACTAGTATGGCTCTCACGGGCGAGCTCGTGTCGCTCAGCCTTCGCCCCGAGCTCGATCCCGGCCCCGAGCCGCACCGGACACCGCTGACCGAGTTGGAGGTGGAGATGTTCGCCAGGCGGCTGCTCCAGGAATCCGTCGGCGCGCCGCTCTGGGTCTTCGCCTATGGATCATTGATATGGAAGCCGGACTTCGATGCCGTCGAGTGGCAGCGCGGCGCAGCCAGGGGTTGGCATCGGTCCTTCTGTCTGAAGATGACACGTTGGCGGGGAAGCCGGGCGCAGCCTGGCCTCATGATGGCGCTTGATCGCGGCGGACGCTGCAATGGCATCCTCTTCAGGCTTGCCGATGACGATCGCCTCGGCCAGATTCGACGCTTGATCCGCCGTGAGGTCGGCACGATCGAAGATGCGGCGACAGTTCGCTGGATTCCTGTCGAGACCGCACATGGCTTCGTGCGCGCGCTGGTCTTTTGGGCCGGCCCGAAAGGCGAGCGCGTTTCCCGCAGATTGCCGTTGGAGACGGTGGCGCGCGTGCTTGCCAGGGCCTGCGGACATGTGGGCTCCTGCGCCGAATATCTCTATCTGACGGTGAAGCATCTGGAAGAACGCGGCATTCGCGATCGCAATTTATGGCGCCTCCAGGAGCTCGTCGCAGCCGAACTCCTGTCGATCCATGGCCTGAACGAGGTTGCGCCAAGCCGTTAAGCGCCGTGCGTCCTTTCAGACCCACGGCGCTTTGACGTTTTGAATTGCTTGCATTCCCTCAGAGCTTGCCTTTCCAGGGCACGAGGCAGGTCTCCAGGAAACGGATGGCGGCCGAGAAGGTGAAGGCGCAGGCCGCGATGATGGCGATGCCGACAAAGACAACGTCGGTTGCCAGGAATTGCGACGCCGACATGATCATGAAACCAATCCCGCGCGTCGAGGCGATCAATTCGGCCGCGACCAGCGTGCTCCAGCCGACGCCGAGCGCAATGCGGATGCCGGTAAGGATTTCGGGCAGGGCCGACGGCAGGACGATGTCGATGAAGAGCTGCAGCCGGTTGGCACCCAGCGAACGGGCGGCATTGACGCGCTCGATCGGCAGCGAACGAACGCCGGCCTGGGCTGAAAGGCAGATCGGCGCAAACATCGCCAGCACCAGCAGCGTGATCTTCGACGTCTCGCCAATGCCGAGCCAGATGATCATCAGCGGCAGGTAAGAAAGCGGCGGAAGCGGCCAGTAGAACTCGATCGGCGCATCGAGCACACCTTTGGCCCAGCGGTTCAGGCCCATCAGCAGTCCGAGCGGAATGCCGGCGGTGATGGCGATGAGAGCCGCGACGACGATGCGGAACAGACTTGCAGCGACGTGTTCAGAAAGCGATGCACCGGCGTAACCATCGCGATAGATGACGCCGATCTGCGTCAGCACCTCATCGGGACGCGGCAGGAAAAGGTGCGGGACGATGCCAAGGGCGGCGACGAGCCACCACAGCAGCAGGATTGCCAGGGCGGTGGCAACACTGATGGCCACCGTTGATCTCTCGCCGGCGCCGAAGCCGGCCATTTTCACCAGCTTGACCTGACGATCCTGGACATGGGCCGCAGCCGGCGAGGCCTGTATTACATCGCTCATGCGGCGCTCCTCAAATCTTCGCTGCTGTGGAGAATGGCGCGGATCTCCTCGCGCAGCTCGGCAAATTGCGGCGACGCCTTGATCGATCGTGCATCGCCCGTCTCCGCGAAGCGTCTGATGAAATCGAGATCGAAGCGGGCCACGACGCGCCCTGGCCGAGGCGACATAACCAGGACTTGTGTGCCGAGAAACAGCGCCTCTTCGATCGAATGGGTGATGAAGAAAACCTTCTTCGCCGTCTTGTCCCAGACCGAAACCAGCAGTTCCTGCATCTGCTCGCGGGTCAGACTGTCGAGCGCGCCGAAAGGCTCGTCCATCAGCAGGATATCGGGATTGGTCGCAAGCGCCCGGGCGATGCCGACCCGCTGGCGCATACCGCCCGACAGCTCGTAGGGAAAGGCATTGGCGAATTCGTCGAGACCGACCAGCCGCAGCAGTTCGAGCGCGCGCGTTTGCCGCTCCTTGCGGTTGACGCCGGCAAATTTCAAACCAAGGGCGACATTGTCGGCCACCGATTTCCAGGGCAGCAGCGCATCTTTCTGAAAGACGACGCCGCGATCGGCGCCCGGCCGTTCGACGGCGCGGCCGTCGAGCGTGATCCGGCCATCCGACAACGGAAGGAAACCGGCGATCGCGTTGAGAAGGGTTGATTTGCCGCATCCCGAGGCGCCGAGCGCGACGACGAAACCCCGTTCGGGGATATCGAAGGAAACGCGATCGAGCGCGTGGACGGTCCGCCCGTCCCGGGCTGCGAAGAAAACGCTGGCGTGATCGACTTTAAGCATGGTGCCACTCGCAAGTTTGATGCCGGCGCGACGATGGTCGCGCCGGCATCGGAGAGGATCAGTTGCTGACGCTGGTAAGCGCGTCGGCGGTGACGAAGGCGCCGTAATTCGCCAGCACGTCGGACACCTTGCCCTGTTCCTTCAGGAACGATGCCGTGTCCTTCAGGATCTTGCCGGCGCCCGCCTTTTCGCCGCCACCGAGCCAGGCGTCCGATGCCTGGACCTCAGGAGTGAGCAGCGTCAGGTTCTTCAGAGCCGAGGCCTGCTGCTCGGCCGTTCCGCCGAGAAGCTTGGCGAGCGCCTTGGCGTTGTCGCTGTCGGGACCCCAGGCGGCCTTGTCCGAGGCGAAGGACGCATAGTATTTGGTGACGACTGAGGCAAAACCCTTCAGGAATTCCGGATTGTCGCCGGCAAATTTCGAGGTGGCAACCCAGGCCGAGAATGTCGGCGCGCCCTTGTCCGCCACATCCTTGGAGGTCACCAGAACCTTGCCGTTCTTCTTGAGTTCGGTCAGCGCCGGATCCCAGACGAAACCGCCGTCAATATCGCCGCGGTTATAGCTCGCCACGATCTCAGGCTGGGGGATTGCGAAGACCTGGACGTCCTTCTCGGTCAGGCCAAGCGATTTGATCAGCGCCAAAAGCTGATAGTGGTCCGTGGAGACGGGCGCGGCGGCAAGCTTCTTGCCCTTCAGATCGTTGAGGCTTTCGATGCCCGAGCCGTTGCGGACGACGAGAGCCTCGTCGATGCCCGAGATGGAGGCGAGGTAGAAGGCCTTGACCTCGAGCCCGCGCGATACCGCAGCCGCAAACGGGCTGGAGCCGACATAGCCGACCTGAACGTCGCCCGAGGCGATGGCCGCGAATATCTCGGCGCCGGAATTGAACCTGCGGAAGTCGATGTCATACCCGGTCTTCTTGGCGAATTCGCCGTTGGCGATTGCCACGGAAGACGGCAGGGCGTCGGTTTGATAGCCGACTACGACCTTCTTGTCCGCCGCCTCAGCGGCGATCGCCGTTGCGAGAGTGCCGACGCCGACGGCGATTGCGGCAAGCAAATTTCTGAAATTCATCTTGAGCCCCTTTGTTCGAGGGCCACCCGGCCCATTGATCTCACCTGCAAAAGGGTAATGGTTGATATGGGGCTGGCGGGAGGAATAACAAACTATATTTATAGACTATGAAGATAATTGTTTTCGTGATTCTGCCGGTTGAGCCATCCGCGTGGCGGTGAGTGACAAGAAGCGGCTTTACCGAGGTTCAGGGAGAATGCCTTGACATACGATGTTATCGTCGTCGGTTCCGGTTTTTCAGCGATCGCTGTGACCTGTAATCTCGTCGAACTGCTTCCCGCGTCGGCCAAGATAGCGGTCGTCGGCGACGATGCCGGTTTCGGACGCGGGACGGCATATAGGACGGAGCTCTATCTCCATCGCCTCAACGTGCCGGCCGGCCGCATGAGCCTGCTGCCCCATCACCCTGACGATTTCGTCGACTGGCTGAAGGCCCATGGACGTCCTATGCAGGCCGGCGATTTCGCCTCGCGCAGCGATTACGGCCTTTATGTCAGGGATACGCTTGCGCGGCTGCTTCGAAAGCGGGATGGCCGTTGCCGGGTCGATTTCATCAAGGCCAAAGCAGCCGGGTGCGTGGAGCGTTACACCAGCACGCTCGCCTTTCACCTCGGCAATGGCGACGAGGTCGCCGGGAAGAATGTGGTGCTTTGCCTCGGCGTCGGAAACGCCGACCTTCCGGTCGAACCGACTGGCGTTCCGTCTTCGCTGCGATCGCGGATCGTTGAGAACCCGTGGCGGCTCTCCTGGCTGAGGCGCGTCGCGCCCTCCGATGCGGTCTGTATTCTCGGCTCCGGCCTGACGATGATCGATCAGGTTCTGGCACTTCGCGCCCATGGCCACAGAGGCAGGATCGACGTGCTTTCGCGACGCGGCCTGGCGCCGCTCGGCCATGCGAGGACGCCGCCCGCGCCGCTGCCGATCGACGTTCACACGCTTCCGGCTACGATCAGCGGCCTGTTGAAGAT of the Rhizobium etli CFN 42 genome contains:
- a CDS encoding LLM class flavin-dependent oxidoreductase, with protein sequence MSGGDISISHIGFLTPGNYSEDDPLSGLEQTLQQLQYGEELGFDSAWVRQRHLEPGISSASGFLAAATQRTSRIELGTAVIPIGYESPYRLAEDLATVDVLSRGRLNIGVSAGRPPHAELIGPLAFDGDSTSYDFSHDRVLRFADNLRGAYLGDDETFIKTPFGPRRPRLQPYANGLIDRVWYGGGSQRSAGWAGRNGFNLLTGNVITGEGTDDFFVAQSRLIETYRDSGTQRRVALGRVIVPFDSADAPTRRRYRDYADGRHQRTLSPQGERRTLFARDIVGRSEEILERLFADPILPEVSELRLELPYEFEHEEYRQILHDFASRIAPELGWKAQPGIRAAS
- a CDS encoding 2-hydroxychromene-2-carboxylate isomerase, with translation MTKSVEYFFSIGSPWSHIGFDAFTELAAKNDVVVTPYLTTVVEENGGIFSRNRPEIRRAYWTRDLKRWARVRGKELRLEHRPELSDPTPASLFVIAAYLDGQDWIGVARALQHAFWGEARDIGKADIREAIVTAAGFDGAALLRRQADDDVQNKWSADRVHARDSGVFGFPSYVYDGELYWGQDNLPFLERHLRGDRP
- the msuE gene encoding FMN reductase, with amino-acid sequence MSGFKLVGIAGSFNRPSKTLALVRHVAERASLRYGFSSKTYDLHDVGPSLGGALWRKDLDEQAKRVVDEIVRADVLIIGSPTYKGSYPGLFKHLIDLIDPQELRAKPIIITATGGGDRHALMVEHQLRPLFGFFMAHTLPTAVYASDRDFADYAVSSDALSNRIGEVVGELSAFFPEARPAVAAAE
- a CDS encoding RBBP9/YdeN family alpha/beta hydrolase, producing MSKVLILPGLFGSGEGHWQQHWLQDQPGSRFVAQDDWDNPSLDSWLPRLEEALEEAGEAYLVAHSLGCLLAARLAGRSAARRVKGALLVAPCDLPATEILHPGHIAFGGMPTAPLPFPSIVIGSMNDAYMTVDRLTLFGRLWKAETRNIGLAGHINIASGFGRWRTGYRLLDALKMRTGDRRRSVFARPAFAM
- a CDS encoding gamma-glutamylcyclotransferase, with product MTDIAEHRQVIIRRSEVRMLSATSMALTGELVSLSLRPELDPGPEPHRTPLTELEVEMFARRLLQESVGAPLWVFAYGSLIWKPDFDAVEWQRGAARGWHRSFCLKMTRWRGSRAQPGLMMALDRGGRCNGILFRLADDDRLGQIRRLIRREVGTIEDAATVRWIPVETAHGFVRALVFWAGPKGERVSRRLPLETVARVLARACGHVGSCAEYLYLTVKHLEERGIRDRNLWRLQELVAAELLSIHGLNEVAPSR
- a CDS encoding ABC transporter permease subunit encodes the protein MSDVIQASPAAAHVQDRQVKLVKMAGFGAGERSTVAISVATALAILLLWWLVAALGIVPHLFLPRPDEVLTQIGVIYRDGYAGASLSEHVAASLFRIVVAALIAITAGIPLGLLMGLNRWAKGVLDAPIEFYWPLPPLSYLPLMIIWLGIGETSKITLLVLAMFAPICLSAQAGVRSLPIERVNAARSLGANRLQLFIDIVLPSALPEILTGIRIALGVGWSTLVAAELIASTRGIGFMIMSASQFLATDVVFVGIAIIAACAFTFSAAIRFLETCLVPWKGKL
- a CDS encoding taurine ABC transporter ATP-binding protein, translated to MLKVDHASVFFAARDGRTVHALDRVSFDIPERGFVVALGASGCGKSTLLNAIAGFLPLSDGRITLDGRAVERPGADRGVVFQKDALLPWKSVADNVALGLKFAGVNRKERQTRALELLRLVGLDEFANAFPYELSGGMRQRVGIARALATNPDILLMDEPFGALDSLTREQMQELLVSVWDKTAKKVFFITHSIEEALFLGTQVLVMSPRPGRVVARFDLDFIRRFAETGDARSIKASPQFAELREEIRAILHSSEDLRSAA
- the tauA gene encoding taurine ABC transporter substrate-binding protein; the protein is MNFRNLLAAIAVGVGTLATAIAAEAADKKVVVGYQTDALPSSVAIANGEFAKKTGYDIDFRRFNSGAEIFAAIASGDVQVGYVGSSPFAAAVSRGLEVKAFYLASISGIDEALVVRNGSGIESLNDLKGKKLAAAPVSTDHYQLLALIKSLGLTEKDVQVFAIPQPEIVASYNRGDIDGGFVWDPALTELKKNGKVLVTSKDVADKGAPTFSAWVATSKFAGDNPEFLKGFASVVTKYYASFASDKAAWGPDSDNAKALAKLLGGTAEQQASALKNLTLLTPEVQASDAWLGGGEKAGAGKILKDTASFLKEQGKVSDVLANYGAFVTADALTSVSN
- a CDS encoding FAD/NAD(P)-binding protein, which gives rise to MTYDVIVVGSGFSAIAVTCNLVELLPASAKIAVVGDDAGFGRGTAYRTELYLHRLNVPAGRMSLLPHHPDDFVDWLKAHGRPMQAGDFASRSDYGLYVRDTLARLLRKRDGRCRVDFIKAKAAGCVERYTSTLAFHLGNGDEVAGKNVVLCLGVGNADLPVEPTGVPSSLRSRIVENPWRLSWLRRVAPSDAVCILGSGLTMIDQVLALRAHGHRGRIDVLSRRGLAPLGHARTPPAPLPIDVHTLPATISGLLKILREKSRSVADWRSVMDGLRPATQALWQRLSYDERARFLRHALPWWNIHRHRVAPDVFAGFEKLVLDGTVRFHAGFLKSLEAEDDRLVAGYRVRAKREIAEIRADWLVNCTGMERAGISHSPLLKEMSRFQLIVPDPLGLGIQVDAASEVTAPSRISPARLFAVGALTAGQFWEITAVPDIRVQAKAVAEEIVRPRPNSDA